From a single Lactococcus carnosus genomic region:
- the glmM gene encoding phosphoglucosamine mutase, with protein MGKYFGTDGVRGEANVDLTPEMAFKLGRFGGYVLSQHEIETPKVYVARDTRISGQMLGTSLISGLLSVGIEVFDLGVIATPGVAYLVKKDSVSAGVMISASHNPALDNGIKFFGGDGFKLADSQELEIEALLDAEIDALPRPSAQGLGVLHDYAEAVRKYDEFLKNTADGSFEGFKITLDTANGATCTSARTVFSDLSADIHVIGETPDGLNINLGVGSTHPENLAKEVLETHSDLGLAFDGDGDRLIAVDETGAIVDGDKIMFIIGKYLQDKGLLTKDTVVTTVMSNLGFHKALETANINTVITGVGDRYVVEEMKQNGYNFGGEQSGHIIYLDNNTTGDGQASAILLVNVMRETGKKLSELASEVKIYPQKLVNVRVENSMKAKAMEVPAIAAVIGEMEEKMAGNGRILVRPSGTEPLLRVMAEAPTDEEVNDYVDTIVAVVSAEIGID; from the coding sequence ATGGGTAAGTATTTTGGAACTGATGGTGTTCGTGGCGAAGCAAATGTTGACTTAACACCAGAAATGGCTTTTAAACTTGGTCGCTTTGGTGGGTATGTGCTATCTCAGCATGAGATTGAGACACCAAAAGTATATGTCGCAAGAGATACAAGGATTTCAGGTCAGATGCTAGGCACATCTTTGATTTCAGGGCTTTTAAGTGTTGGTATAGAAGTATTTGACTTAGGCGTTATTGCGACACCTGGTGTTGCTTATCTAGTGAAAAAAGATTCAGTTTCTGCTGGTGTTATGATTTCTGCCAGCCACAATCCTGCTTTAGACAATGGCATTAAATTTTTTGGAGGAGACGGGTTTAAATTGGCAGATAGCCAAGAGCTTGAAATTGAAGCCTTGCTTGACGCTGAAATAGATGCACTACCTCGACCTTCTGCTCAAGGCTTAGGTGTCTTGCATGATTATGCTGAGGCTGTTCGAAAGTATGATGAGTTTCTAAAAAATACTGCAGATGGTAGTTTTGAAGGCTTCAAAATCACCTTAGACACGGCGAATGGGGCAACTTGTACGAGTGCAAGAACTGTTTTCAGTGATTTATCTGCAGACATCCATGTGATTGGTGAAACACCTGATGGCTTGAATATTAATTTAGGTGTTGGCTCAACTCACCCAGAAAACCTTGCTAAAGAAGTACTTGAAACGCATTCAGATTTAGGCTTAGCTTTCGATGGCGATGGCGATCGCTTAATTGCGGTAGATGAAACGGGTGCCATTGTTGATGGTGATAAGATTATGTTTATCATCGGTAAATACTTACAAGATAAGGGATTGTTGACCAAAGACACTGTCGTCACCACCGTTATGTCTAATTTAGGCTTCCATAAGGCATTAGAGACAGCTAACATCAATACGGTGATTACTGGCGTTGGTGATCGCTATGTTGTTGAAGAAATGAAGCAAAATGGCTATAATTTTGGTGGTGAACAGTCAGGACATATTATCTATCTGGACAATAACACAACTGGAGACGGTCAAGCATCAGCGATATTATTGGTGAACGTGATGCGTGAAACGGGTAAAAAATTATCTGAATTAGCCAGTGAAGTTAAGATTTACCCACAAAAATTAGTCAATGTTCGTGTTGAAAATAGCATGAAAGCTAAGGCCATGGAAGTACCGGCTATCGCTGCTGTTATTGGAGAAATGGAAGAGAAGATGGCAGGAAATGGCCGTATCCTCGTTCGCCCAAGCGGTACAGAGCCACTCTTACGTGTGATGGCTGAAGCACCAACTGATGAAGAAGTGAACGACTATGTTGACACCATCGTAGCCGTCGTCAGTGCCGAAATCGGTATAGATTAA
- a CDS encoding CdaR family protein has protein sequence MKNKDFLSSKVIYILISIFFAIILFFNANTVLLKNSSDRNNTSETHSTTIYDMPIDLKYDNERYFVSGYDGTANVYLTSYNQVRLTAEKTPDTRSFHLVADLSKAKEGTAEVPIRVVELATGVNAQVDPGNISVTIEKKASKTFDITPVVSEKQLPEGYKLTGISTDKKTVKVTSGASIITQIARVEAVLPSDVMLNNNFSGKVYLRAVDSSGKVLPTKLSPTFVKMQVDVGLPNKTVPVVGQITGKKDSSIKDYAFKLAKDTVTISGEQKYIDNISNITANIDVTDITKETVIKVPLSADNITTSPNQIEVTVTPTKK, from the coding sequence ATGAAAAATAAAGATTTTTTGTCCTCTAAAGTCATTTATATTTTAATCAGTATATTCTTTGCGATTATTTTATTTTTTAATGCAAATACCGTCTTATTAAAAAATTCAAGTGATCGTAACAATACATCAGAAACACATTCTACAACAATTTATGATATGCCGATTGACTTGAAATATGACAATGAACGTTACTTTGTCTCAGGTTATGACGGCACTGCTAATGTTTATCTAACGTCCTATAATCAGGTTCGGCTGACAGCTGAAAAAACGCCAGATACAAGAAGTTTTCACCTAGTAGCGGACTTGAGTAAAGCCAAAGAAGGGACAGCTGAGGTACCGATTCGAGTTGTTGAGTTGGCAACAGGGGTTAATGCGCAGGTTGATCCAGGTAATATCTCAGTTACGATAGAGAAAAAAGCAAGTAAAACATTCGATATTACACCGGTTGTTTCGGAGAAACAATTACCAGAAGGCTATAAATTAACAGGAATCAGTACGGATAAGAAAACGGTTAAAGTCACTTCTGGTGCCTCTATTATCACACAAATTGCTAGAGTTGAAGCCGTATTGCCTAGTGATGTCATGCTGAATAATAATTTTTCGGGGAAAGTCTATTTAAGAGCAGTAGATAGTTCAGGTAAGGTTTTACCAACTAAGTTATCGCCAACTTTTGTGAAGATGCAAGTTGATGTTGGCTTACCAAATAAGACGGTACCTGTTGTTGGTCAAATTACGGGTAAAAAAGATAGTTCAATAAAAGACTACGCCTTTAAACTAGCAAAAGATACTGTAACCATTTCAGGTGAGCAAAAATATATTGATAATATTTCCAATATCACGGCTAATATCGATGTGACTGATATTACTAAAGAAACCGTGATTAAGGTACCACTTTCTGCAGACAATATAACGACCTCACCAAATCAAATAGAGGTAACAGTGACACCAACTAAAAAATAA
- the cdaA gene encoding diadenylate cyclase CdaA, whose amino-acid sequence MNDFNQIFNLQYWQEIIQLNLTPWRLFIAVADISLITFLIYKALRSVQGTKMMTLVRGVLLFIMLKVVSGWLGLGTFEWLLNQVVTYGVIAAVIIFQPEIRRGLESLGRTTNLLNLGSSERNVKRTSYIKAYEKAFYYMSERKIGALIVIEQSQTLEEFVSTGIKLDADISAELLINIFIPNTPLHDGAVIVQGDKIAVTSAYLPLTEDGKISKEFGTRHRAAIGISEVSDAITLIVSEETGGMSITENGEFYSDLSKSEFHDFLIKHLEDTATSKKTTSLLTKLLAKRGKGNEK is encoded by the coding sequence ATGAATGATTTCAATCAGATTTTTAATTTACAGTATTGGCAGGAAATAATTCAATTGAATTTAACCCCATGGCGACTATTTATCGCTGTTGCGGATATTTCCTTGATTACTTTCTTAATTTATAAGGCCTTAAGGAGTGTCCAAGGCACTAAAATGATGACATTAGTGCGCGGTGTCCTCTTATTTATCATGCTTAAAGTTGTCAGCGGTTGGCTAGGGTTAGGGACTTTCGAGTGGTTACTCAATCAAGTTGTTACCTATGGGGTGATTGCTGCGGTCATCATCTTTCAACCCGAGATTCGTCGTGGTCTTGAGAGTCTTGGCCGGACGACTAATTTACTTAATTTAGGATCGTCAGAGCGTAATGTAAAGCGCACTAGCTATATTAAGGCTTATGAAAAAGCATTTTATTATATGAGTGAGCGCAAAATTGGTGCTTTGATTGTGATCGAACAGTCACAGACATTAGAAGAATTTGTATCGACAGGTATTAAACTGGATGCAGATATCTCAGCAGAGCTCTTGATTAATATCTTTATTCCGAATACACCGCTCCATGATGGGGCAGTCATTGTTCAAGGCGATAAAATTGCGGTGACATCAGCCTATCTTCCCTTAACAGAAGATGGTAAAATTTCTAAAGAATTTGGGACGCGACATCGTGCTGCTATCGGTATATCAGAAGTTTCTGATGCCATCACGCTGATCGTTTCCGAAGAGACAGGTGGTATGTCAATTACAGAAAATGGTGAGTTCTATTCAGACTTATCAAAAAGTGAGTTTCATGATTTTCTGATTAAGCATCTAGAGGATACGGCCACATCTAAAAAAACAACGAGTCTTCTGACTAAATTACTTGCAAAGAGAGGTAAGGGAAATGAAAAATAA
- the nifJ gene encoding pyruvate:ferredoxin (flavodoxin) oxidoreductase, giving the protein MRKTMDGNMAAAHVAYAFTEVASIYPITPSSPMAEYTDEWQANGRKNIWGDTVSISEMQSEAGAAGAIHGALKAGALATTYTASQGLLLMLPNMYKIAGELLPSVIHVAARAVSTNALNIFGDQSDVMTARATGYVMLAESSVQEVMDLSAVAHLATIEASVPFMNFFDGFRTSHELQKIEVLDYADLGPMINQEKLQDFRDRAMNPDHPTVSGTNQNADIHFQQRETTNSYYEKVPAIVQKYMGKINALRGTDYDLVNYYGAADASEVIVSIGSVGETIEQTVAHLNAQGRKVGFLNIHLYRPFPSQNFLDKLPKTVTKIAVLDRTKEPGADGEPLYLDVKSVLFDQARELTVIGGRYGIGSKDTTPNQIVSVFDELLKPTPKKQFTIGITDDVTNLSLDPGHSLDLTPSSTFQAKFWGFGSDGTVGANKSAIKIIGNHTEKYVQGAFSYDSKKSGGLTVSHLRFGDTPIKSTYMIQHADFVSLSTASYVHQYDVLKGLKKGGTFLLNTVWTDEQLGHHLPSRVKRYIAENDIQFYTMNAVEIAGKAGLGRRINTAMQVGFFKLSAIMPFDDVFSILKKDAHDSYARKSMKIVEQNWQAMDLAVDGLHRVIVPENWATAKDPEAVKVDGKPTTKYVFEIVNNVNAQEGDGLSVGDLMANEMTDGRMPLGTTAYEKRGVALEVPIWDVDKCTMCNDCSFVCPHAAIRPFLLDEDEMNEAPEGYLVKDYRGADGLMYRIQVSVEDCTGCGLCVEACPAKGKALEMKPYEEVRAEAANWAFSMTLKTKANPAKANSVIGSQFNTPLLEFSGACAGCGETPYVKLLTQMFGDRMMIANATGCSSIWGGAAPVSPYTTNDAGQGPAWSNSLLEDNAEFGYGMWLASQARRNKLAKDLTTLLSDTVVPAEIAALIQDWIDHKDMSDGTRQRAEKLKHVLSELGPEFDSIRARQDQFVKPTQWMIGGDGWAYDIGFGGIDHVIASGADVNMLVMDNEVYANTGGQVSKGTPRSAIEKFSAAGKTAAKKDLGFMAMTYGNVYVAQIASGANKMQTIKAFEEAERHNGPSIIIAYTPCISHGLRGGMSETLREAKEAVESGYWQLYRYNPNLEDIGKNPLTLDYKKPDFDKMTDFMTQQVRFASLKRIKPDAAQALFDKTTADARRKFVRYARISGDLDKFLAKEAKAKGEQVVEVGAITAERPKREKDPQAEARRAARRAERAAKREVN; this is encoded by the coding sequence ATGCGCAAAACAATGGACGGGAATATGGCAGCAGCACACGTCGCTTATGCGTTCACCGAAGTTGCATCTATCTATCCAATTACCCCGTCAAGTCCTATGGCTGAATATACGGATGAGTGGCAGGCAAATGGTCGAAAAAATATCTGGGGAGATACCGTCTCTATCAGTGAAATGCAATCTGAAGCTGGCGCTGCGGGAGCGATTCATGGTGCGCTCAAAGCGGGTGCCTTAGCAACGACTTATACTGCCTCGCAAGGGCTTTTACTGATGTTACCAAACATGTATAAAATCGCTGGCGAACTTTTACCTAGTGTGATTCATGTCGCAGCGCGTGCCGTCTCTACTAATGCCTTAAATATCTTTGGGGACCAATCAGATGTCATGACTGCTAGAGCGACTGGTTATGTCATGTTAGCAGAGTCTTCAGTTCAAGAAGTCATGGATTTATCTGCTGTGGCCCACCTTGCAACGATAGAAGCATCTGTGCCATTTATGAACTTTTTTGATGGCTTTAGAACGTCTCATGAACTGCAAAAAATAGAGGTCTTGGACTATGCTGATTTAGGGCCAATGATTAACCAAGAAAAACTGCAAGACTTTCGAGATCGGGCCATGAATCCTGATCATCCGACTGTTTCAGGCACGAATCAAAATGCAGATATTCACTTTCAACAACGTGAAACGACAAATAGTTACTATGAAAAAGTCCCAGCCATCGTTCAAAAATATATGGGTAAAATCAATGCGCTACGTGGTACTGACTATGATCTAGTCAATTATTATGGCGCAGCAGATGCTAGTGAAGTCATCGTCTCTATCGGATCAGTCGGTGAAACAATCGAGCAAACTGTTGCCCATTTAAACGCACAAGGCCGTAAAGTTGGCTTCTTGAATATTCACTTATATCGCCCATTTCCTAGCCAAAATTTCCTGGACAAGTTACCTAAAACCGTGACAAAAATCGCCGTTCTGGATCGGACTAAAGAACCTGGTGCTGATGGAGAACCGCTTTATCTAGATGTCAAATCTGTTCTTTTTGACCAAGCAAGAGAGTTGACAGTAATTGGTGGGCGCTACGGTATCGGCTCTAAAGACACGACACCAAACCAGATTGTATCAGTTTTTGATGAGTTGCTTAAGCCAACACCTAAAAAACAATTTACGATTGGGATTACGGATGATGTGACCAATCTCTCACTTGATCCTGGTCACTCGCTTGATTTAACACCAAGTTCAACTTTCCAAGCTAAATTCTGGGGATTTGGGTCTGATGGGACAGTTGGCGCCAATAAATCTGCCATCAAAATTATTGGTAATCATACTGAAAAATACGTGCAAGGCGCTTTCTCCTATGATTCTAAAAAATCTGGTGGGTTGACAGTGAGTCATCTGCGTTTTGGCGACACACCAATCAAATCAACGTATATGATTCAACATGCTGACTTTGTTAGTCTATCTACCGCAAGCTATGTCCACCAGTATGATGTGCTTAAAGGCTTGAAAAAAGGTGGCACTTTCTTATTAAATACAGTCTGGACTGATGAACAACTCGGGCATCATTTACCAAGTCGAGTGAAACGCTATATCGCGGAAAATGACATTCAGTTTTACACGATGAATGCTGTAGAAATAGCAGGTAAAGCAGGGCTGGGTCGCAGGATCAACACAGCCATGCAAGTAGGCTTCTTTAAGCTATCAGCAATCATGCCATTTGACGATGTATTTAGTATTCTGAAAAAGGATGCCCATGATAGTTATGCCAGAAAATCGATGAAAATCGTTGAACAAAACTGGCAGGCTATGGACTTAGCAGTTGATGGCTTGCATCGCGTGATTGTACCAGAGAATTGGGCGACGGCCAAGGATCCAGAAGCTGTAAAAGTGGATGGGAAACCGACAACTAAATATGTATTTGAGATCGTTAACAATGTCAATGCCCAGGAAGGCGATGGTCTATCAGTTGGTGATTTGATGGCAAATGAGATGACAGATGGTCGTATGCCGCTCGGAACAACAGCCTATGAAAAACGTGGGGTTGCCTTAGAAGTCCCTATTTGGGATGTGGACAAATGTACCATGTGTAATGACTGTAGTTTTGTCTGTCCACATGCAGCTATTCGCCCTTTCCTTTTAGACGAAGACGAAATGAATGAAGCACCAGAAGGGTACCTTGTTAAAGATTACAGGGGTGCTGATGGCCTCATGTATCGGATTCAGGTCTCTGTTGAGGACTGTACAGGATGTGGTCTTTGTGTAGAAGCGTGTCCAGCAAAAGGTAAGGCGCTAGAGATGAAACCCTACGAAGAAGTCAGGGCTGAGGCAGCAAACTGGGCCTTCTCTATGACCCTGAAGACCAAGGCCAATCCTGCCAAAGCGAATTCGGTCATCGGTTCACAGTTTAATACCCCGTTACTTGAGTTTTCAGGTGCCTGTGCCGGCTGTGGTGAAACACCTTATGTCAAGTTGCTAACACAGATGTTTGGTGATCGGATGATGATTGCTAATGCGACAGGATGTTCTTCTATTTGGGGAGGCGCTGCACCAGTTAGCCCTTATACGACCAATGATGCAGGACAAGGTCCAGCCTGGTCAAACTCACTACTAGAAGATAATGCAGAGTTTGGCTATGGTATGTGGCTAGCCTCTCAAGCACGCCGTAATAAGTTAGCCAAAGATTTGACGACCTTGCTGTCTGATACAGTAGTGCCTGCAGAAATAGCAGCCTTGATCCAAGACTGGATCGACCATAAAGATATGTCTGATGGGACACGACAACGTGCAGAAAAGCTCAAGCATGTGCTATCAGAACTTGGTCCTGAGTTCGACAGTATCCGAGCACGACAAGACCAATTTGTCAAACCGACACAGTGGATGATTGGTGGCGATGGTTGGGCCTATGATATTGGCTTTGGTGGAATCGACCATGTCATTGCAAGTGGCGCAGATGTTAATATGCTTGTCATGGATAATGAAGTCTATGCTAACACTGGTGGTCAAGTCTCTAAAGGGACACCACGATCAGCGATTGAAAAATTCTCAGCTGCAGGTAAAACAGCTGCTAAGAAAGATCTAGGTTTCATGGCCATGACCTATGGAAATGTTTATGTCGCACAAATCGCATCAGGTGCCAATAAAATGCAAACAATCAAAGCATTTGAAGAAGCAGAACGTCATAATGGCCCCTCTATTATTATCGCCTATACACCCTGTATTTCGCATGGGTTGCGTGGTGGTATGTCTGAGACATTACGTGAGGCCAAGGAAGCAGTTGAGTCAGGTTATTGGCAGTTATACCGCTATAATCCTAATTTAGAAGATATAGGTAAAAATCCATTAACGCTGGATTATAAAAAACCTGATTTTGATAAGATGACTGACTTTATGACCCAACAGGTCCGATTTGCTAGTCTAAAAAGGATTAAACCTGATGCTGCACAAGCCTTGTTTGATAAGACAACAGCTGATGCACGCCGAAAATTTGTCCGCTATGCCAGAATTTCTGGAGATTTAGACAAATTTTTAGCCAAAGAAGCCAAGGCTAAAGGTGAGCAGGTCGTTGAGGTTGGGGCTATCACGGCAGAACGACCAAAACGAGAAAAAGATCCTCAGGCAGAAGCACGTCGTGCTGCCAGACGTGCAGAACGTGCTGCAAAACGTGAAGTGAACTAG
- the uvrA gene encoding excinuclease ABC subunit UvrA → MAQENIVIHGARAHNLKNIDVTIPRDKLVVMTGLSGSGKSSLAFDTLYAEGQRRYVESLSAYARQFLGNMDKPDVDSIDGLSPAISIDQKTTSKNPRSTVGTVTEIHDYLRLFYARVGTPFCINGHGKITAQSVEEIVDNVLGLPEKQRLQILAPIVRAKKGQHKKIFEKIQKDGYVRVRVDGDVYDVSDAPELDKNKKHDIDVVIDRIVLKDGIRGRLFDSVEAALRQGDGYVKIDTMDGNELLFSEYYACPICGFSVPELEPRLFSFNAPQGACSDCDGLGMRLEVDLDLVVPDGSKTIREGAVVPWYSGTSTYYPAILEQAMTAFGVGLDTPFDSLSDADKTLIFDGSGDRLFHFYHEGDFGLRDLDMAFVGVIPNIFRRYETGSDGTKTQMRAYMNELPCQTCHGKRLNSQALSVKMNGEAGYDIADLSALPIGEHLALIQSLTLTENEEMIARPIIKEVGDRLSFLKNVGLDYLTLSRNSGTLSGGESQRIRLATQIGSNLSGVLYILDEPSIGLHQRDNDRLIESLKKMRDLGNTLIVVEHDEDTMMAADYLIDIGPGAGDLGGEIIAAGTPKQVAKNRKSITGQYLSGKKKIPVPTSRRPVDAERTVKITGASENNLQNLTVDFPLGIMTAVTGVSGSGKSTLVNSILKKALAQKLNRNSEKPGKYKSISGYEGIERLIDIDQSPIGRTPRSNPATYTSVFDDIRDLFANTNEAKIRGYKKGRFSFNVKGGRCEACSGDGIIKIEMHFLPDVYVPCEVCRGRRYNSETLEVHYKEKNISEVLEMRVSDAVNYFKHIPKIERKLQTIVDVGLGYVTLGQPATTLSGGEAQRMKLASELQKRSTGKSFYILDEPTTGLHTEDIATLLGVLNRLVEQGNTIVVIEHNLDVIKTADHIIDLGPEGGIGGGTILAVGTPESVAQVADSYTGSYLKEKLN, encoded by the coding sequence TTGGCACAGGAAAATATTGTAATACACGGCGCTCGCGCCCATAATCTTAAAAATATAGATGTCACCATTCCCAGAGATAAATTGGTGGTCATGACAGGACTGTCAGGCTCTGGAAAATCGTCACTTGCATTTGATACCCTTTATGCAGAAGGACAACGCCGTTATGTTGAAAGTCTGTCAGCCTATGCAAGACAGTTTCTAGGCAATATGGATAAACCAGATGTTGACAGTATCGATGGCTTATCACCTGCGATTTCAATCGACCAAAAGACGACCTCTAAAAATCCACGGTCGACAGTAGGTACAGTGACAGAAATTCATGATTATCTGCGCCTCTTCTATGCTCGAGTTGGCACACCTTTTTGTATTAATGGTCACGGTAAAATTACGGCACAATCTGTCGAGGAAATCGTCGATAATGTGCTTGGTTTACCTGAAAAGCAACGCCTGCAAATCTTAGCACCAATCGTTCGAGCAAAAAAAGGCCAGCATAAGAAGATTTTTGAGAAAATTCAAAAAGATGGCTATGTCCGTGTCCGGGTAGATGGTGACGTATATGATGTATCTGATGCACCTGAACTTGATAAAAATAAAAAGCATGATATTGACGTCGTTATCGATAGGATTGTCCTAAAAGACGGGATTCGCGGTAGGCTCTTTGACTCTGTTGAGGCTGCTCTTCGTCAAGGCGATGGTTATGTGAAAATAGACACGATGGATGGCAATGAATTACTTTTTAGTGAGTATTATGCCTGCCCAATCTGTGGCTTTTCTGTTCCCGAACTTGAACCACGCTTGTTCTCATTTAATGCGCCGCAAGGGGCCTGTTCTGACTGTGATGGTCTGGGCATGCGACTAGAAGTTGACCTTGACTTAGTCGTCCCTGATGGCAGTAAGACAATTCGTGAGGGTGCAGTCGTTCCCTGGTACTCTGGCACATCGACTTACTATCCTGCTATCTTAGAGCAAGCGATGACAGCTTTTGGTGTTGGTCTAGATACGCCATTTGACAGCTTATCAGATGCAGATAAAACGCTGATTTTTGATGGATCTGGCGACCGGCTGTTTCATTTTTATCACGAGGGTGACTTTGGTTTACGCGATTTAGATATGGCCTTTGTTGGTGTCATCCCAAATATTTTCAGACGATATGAAACAGGGTCTGATGGGACAAAGACACAAATGCGTGCCTATATGAATGAGTTGCCTTGTCAAACGTGTCACGGTAAACGGTTAAATAGTCAAGCCCTATCCGTTAAAATGAATGGCGAAGCAGGCTATGATATCGCTGATTTGTCAGCCTTACCAATCGGTGAACATCTGGCCTTGATTCAGTCATTGACCTTAACAGAAAATGAAGAGATGATTGCACGACCGATTATTAAGGAAGTAGGCGATCGCCTGAGCTTCTTGAAAAATGTCGGCTTAGATTATCTGACCTTGTCGCGTAATTCAGGTACCTTATCAGGTGGTGAGAGTCAGCGTATTCGCTTAGCCACACAAATCGGGTCTAACTTGTCAGGTGTGCTCTACATCTTAGATGAGCCGTCTATTGGCCTTCACCAACGAGATAATGATCGATTGATCGAATCCTTGAAAAAAATGCGGGATTTAGGCAATACCTTGATTGTTGTTGAGCATGATGAAGATACGATGATGGCAGCTGATTATCTGATCGACATCGGCCCTGGGGCTGGTGATTTAGGTGGTGAAATTATCGCAGCGGGTACACCTAAACAAGTCGCTAAAAACAGAAAATCGATCACTGGTCAATACCTATCAGGTAAGAAGAAAATTCCAGTACCGACTAGCCGTAGACCAGTAGATGCAGAAAGAACTGTGAAGATAACAGGTGCATCAGAAAATAATTTGCAAAACTTGACTGTTGATTTTCCTTTAGGGATTATGACAGCCGTTACAGGCGTATCAGGATCTGGTAAGTCAACTTTGGTCAATAGCATTCTTAAAAAAGCACTTGCTCAGAAACTCAATCGCAATAGTGAGAAACCTGGTAAATACAAGTCAATCTCTGGGTATGAAGGCATTGAACGCTTGATAGATATAGATCAGAGTCCTATCGGTCGAACACCGCGTTCCAATCCAGCAACCTATACATCAGTTTTTGATGATATTCGGGATTTGTTTGCCAATACCAATGAAGCTAAAATTCGTGGCTATAAAAAGGGTAGGTTCTCTTTTAATGTCAAGGGTGGCAGATGTGAGGCCTGTTCTGGTGATGGGATTATTAAAATTGAGATGCATTTCTTACCAGATGTCTATGTCCCTTGTGAAGTGTGTCGTGGTAGACGCTATAATTCGGAAACACTGGAAGTTCACTATAAAGAAAAGAATATCTCAGAAGTACTGGAGATGCGTGTCTCAGATGCGGTTAATTACTTTAAGCATATTCCAAAAATTGAGCGCAAACTACAGACCATCGTTGATGTCGGTCTAGGCTATGTCACATTAGGTCAGCCAGCGACGACACTTTCAGGTGGCGAAGCACAACGGATGAAACTGGCCAGTGAACTCCAAAAACGCTCAACTGGTAAGTCATTCTATATCTTGGATGAGCCAACAACGGGCTTACATACTGAGGACATCGCAACCTTGCTAGGCGTTTTAAATCGTCTTGTTGAACAAGGCAATACGATTGTTGTCATCGAGCATAATTTAGATGTTATCAAAACAGCAGACCATATTATTGATTTGGGTCCAGAAGGCGGTATTGGCGGTGGTACGATCTTGGCTGTTGGCACACCTGAATCCGTTGCTCAAGTGGCTGATTCTTATACAGGTAGCTATTTAAAAGAAAAATTGAATTAA